The nucleotide sequence CAGGCATAGCCGTTGCAGCGCCCGCTGCCGGTCTCTGCCGATCAACCGGTCGTACACCCATTTTTTGGCCTGATCCTTGGCCTGCAGCCATTTGCCGGCTGCCGGCGCTGCCGGTGAAGCGGCGGCGGTCTGAATCTCCGTGGTCGCGGCCGGCGGCGCTTGCTGCTCCTGGCTGAAGATCGTGTTCAAAAAGGGGATGACCGACAGGGTCAAAACGCTGCTGAACACGGTGAAGAAAAGGATGCACACCAGCGATCCCAGGAGATGCGCCCAGTAGGGCTTGATATAGGCAAGTATGCGCAGATAGAGCTTCATAGGGGCGCTGGCTTATTTCGGCAAGTCTTTATACTCGACATCTTCAATGTCTGATTCCGATAAATCAAGGGGTTTGGAGTGAGCTTGACCGCGCACCTCCTGATCGCGCGGCGGCGGCGTCTGGCCAAACACGTATTTAAAGATTTTATTGATCACATAAAACAGAATAATCAAGATGAGCAATTGGAAGAACATGTGTCACTCTGATTTTCTACCTCAATGGATTGTGGATTCGAATATCTCGCCAGGCAGCCGGCTGAGGACCGCGGACGATCATGGCCGGGTCCTCTCCGGCCCGGGGCGGCAAACGCCGAGGCGGGTCAGCGAGCGGGCGAATAATATTCGATCCCGGAATGGGGCCGCAAAATCTGATTCACCAGTTCATCCAGATGTTCGCGGTTGTTGACAAAATCGATCAAGGCGCTGTTGACGACCAACAGGGGCGTATCGGTGTAATGAAAGAAAAAACGATTGTAGGCTTCGTTCAAAGAGCGGATATATTCCTCTGAGATCTCTTTTTCGTACGAGCGCCCGCGTTTTTGGATGTTGGCCATCAACCGTTCGACCGAGGATTGCAGATAGACGACCAGATCGGGTTTCAGGATATCCCGCTCCAACAATCCCGCCACCCGGTCGTAGAGAAACAGCTCCCGGTCCTCCAGGTTCAGATGCGCAGAGATGCGGTCCTTGGCAAAAAGATAATCCGACACTGTGGCTGGTTGGAACAAATCGGGCTGCAGACTCTCCTGCTGCTGACGATAGCGGCTGAGGAGAAAAAACAGCTGCACTTGGAACGCATAGCGCGCCGGGTCTTTGTAAAAGTCCGCGAGAAAAGGATTCTCTTCCGGTTTTTCATAAATCACCCGCGCATTCATCCGCTCCCCCAGCAATCGAGCCATGCTGGTCTTGCCGGCGCCGATCACGCCCTCGATACAAATGTATTTAGGCATCATATCGTTTGAATCCTTCGACGAAACTCCGTTGAGGTCAGATACAACTTAACGCGATGAGGATCCGCACAGGCAGATAAAAGCTGCGCGATCGTTTTCCCGAACCCCGGCAACAGCCACTCCGGCGCTATTTCCGCAAACGGCAAAAGGACAAACCGACGGCCGGTCAAGCGCGGATGCGGAAGAACCAAATCCGGATCGTTGCTCACCTCGTTTGTCATGTTCAGCAGATCCAAATCAATCGTGCGAGGGCCCCAGCGCTCGCCGCGCCGCCGCCCCAGTTGCCCTTCCACTTGAAGCAGATGGTCCAAAAGCCGCCGCGGCGGCAATGATGTTAGTATCTGCACAACCGCGTTCAGAAAATCGGCTTGATCGCCCTTGCCCACCGGTTCCGTCTCGTAAACGCTGGACAGGGCCTGCAGCTGGATGTCGGCTGCCGCCGTCAATCGCCGGACCGCTGCACAAAGATAGTACAGGCGATCGCCCAGATTCGAGCCCATGCTGATGTGGGCGATGCCCTCGCCGCTCGCGTTACGGGCGAGCGCGCGTGATTTCAATTTCCGTCCCATCGGTCAGCCCCCCCAGCGGGGCGAACGGCTTGCGCACCGCCACAGTCACTGATCCTACCGGAAAACTCTGCAGTATACGTTGAGCGATGTGTTCGCCCAGGGTCTCGATCAAATAAAAGCGATCATTGGTCACGATATTCTGTACCTCGCGGTAAACCTGGCGAACGTCGATGGTGTCTTTGAGGCGGTCGCTGGCCGCCGCAGGCGCTGCGTCGAAAACCAGATCCAGGTCCACTTCGAACCGTTGGCCGTTGGTGCGCTCATCTTGTTCACAACCGTGATAGGCATGAAAAATCATGCCGCGAATGCGAATGTGATCTCTGGTCATTGTTACTGCATCCTCAAGAGTATGGATAATTTATTAAAATATGACCAGATTGTCAAGATAAATTACCTTGGTAAAACTTATTTAAAAATAATAAAATTAGGAAATAAGCGCAGGCTCTTTCTCGCGGAAAGCTTTACGCAATTTCTCGGATTTTTAGTAGTTTTATAATAAACAAGCTATAACCACTAGGTCTGCCTTTTTCTCAGGAGCTAGTTCCTGGGAGCGTTTTGGAGATAGGAATGCTGAAACACCGATTACCAGGCGGGATTTTTTTACTTTTATTGGGTTTTTCGTCCACTGTTCATGCTTCAGCGGATCATACTGTGCCTGTATCGCAAAAGATGACGCCGGTTTTGCAGCCGACGGCGGACGCGTCTTTGCCAAGTTCGCCGCTGCTTCAACCGCCGCCCAGGGTTCTTGGCGTTTCTCCGCGCCTGATGCTGATTGGGGATTCCATTACCGAGGGGCGTGGTGCAACCGATTCCATCGGGTTCCGTAAAATATTGTATCAGCTGTTGCAGTCGGCGGGTCTTTCCCCGGATTTTGTCGGCAGTTCCGGCGAAGCGCCCTATGAGGGCCATTTCAAGGGCGGCAGCAAGATTTGGGAATTTTCCGCCGGCGGGTCCATGGATGTCGCATCGGATATGGACAGATATCATCCTACGGTGGCAGCCATGCATCTGGGCACCAATGGATTCACCACCAACATCGAGCCCATGATCACGCTGGTGAATTATCTGTTGACCTGGCGCCACGAAAAGGGACAATATCTGCAGTACATCGTCGTCAGCCAGATCATCCCCAGAAAAGGGGAGGACAGTCTGGTGGTGGTATTCAATACACGGCTCGCAAAGATGGTCCAGGATTTTCAAAAAGGACATCTCACCGGCCGGTCGGAACCGGTGTATCTGTGCGATCATTTCACGCGGTTTTTGGAAAATCCTTTGTGGGCTGCCACCAATGCCGCAGTCCTCATGGCTGATGATCTGCATCCCAACACGCGCGGTCATGAAGTGATGGCGCATGCGTATATGGATGTGTTGGCGCCGCTGATCTCGGGCACGCCGCGGTGGTTCACCGATGCCACCTGGCGTTTCGGCCTAGCGGGGCTTGATCATTATTACGGTGGTCAGGGAATGGCGCTGGCGGATCTCAACAACGACGGCAAGGATGAACTGTATCTCAGCCGGATTGCCGCCTCCTCTAAACAGAACCGGCATTCCTTATATGCCAGCGGGGATACACTCCCATATCCGGAATCCGCAACAGCTTGGCAGGTCAAGGATGCGGGCAACGGCCGGGGAGTGGTGTTCTTTGATATGGACAGCGATGGCGATCTGGATCTGTTCAACGCTCATTCCCCAGGACAGAACGTTCTGCTCGAAAACGTGAACCATCAATCGTTTCGCGACGTGACCTCCAGCCGCGGCATCGAGTCCTCTTCCGAAGAAACCACCTCGGTGTTGGCCTTCGATGTGGAAGGCGATGGCGACCTGGATCTGTTTGTGCTCAACAAGCGAGCACCCAACGAATTGTATCTGAACGACAGCAAGGGGTATTTCACGCGCAGAGACCGCGGCTGCAATGATGTCCGTGAATCCAGCAGTGTGGAACGCCAGAGCGCGGCGGCGTGCGATTTCGATCTCGACGGCGATGTGGATCTCTATGTGGTCAAACGTTTCGCCGCCAACCGGCTCTACGTCAATGACGGCGCCGGCGCTTTTACCGACCGCGCCGCCGCGCTGGGCGTCAATCTGAACCACAAAGGCAACGGCGTCTACTGGAGCGATTTGGACAATGACGGGGATTCCGACCTGCTGATCACCGTATCCGACATCAGCGGCGACGCCGATCCGCTGCTGCGCGTGTACGAGAACACCGGCGGCACTTTTACCGACGTCAGCGCCGCAGTCGCCATTCCGATGAATGGATATTCAATTCTTCTCGCCGACTTTGACAACGACGGCCGGCAGGACATTCTCACCAGCGGAGAATCGCAAGCGGGCGCCCTGTATCGCAACGACGGCGGCCTGCGGTTCACTCGAGTCGACGACACCGGCGCCGAAGTGTTCGCCGGCGACGTGCGCGCTGCCTCTGCCTGGGATGCGGATAATGACGGCGATATGGATGCATTCTTTCACCGTTCCGACGCATTCAGCGTGTTGAAGCAGAATACGCTTACCAGTGCCAATCACTTTCTCAAAATCACGGCCAAAGGCCGCTCCGGCCTTTCCGGAGGATTTGGCGCCAAACTCTGGTGCTATCGCCGCGGTGAACTCGGCAATCCTGCAGCTCTGCTGGGTTATCGTGAGATCGTCTCCGCCTCCGGTCATCTCACCCAACCGTCTCCCACCCAGCACTTCGGTCTAGGCAGTGAAACCCGCGTCGATCTGCTGGCGCTTTTTGCCGACGGCACTCTGCGCAGCTTGTGCGATCTGGCCGCAGACCAATCCATCACCATCGAACCCGAGCTTGCCCCGGTTTCCAGTGGCGTGCCCGCTCAGCTGCTGGTCGAGGCGGGCGGGGCTCAGTCGGCGGTGGTGGGCCACATGCTGAACGATCCGCTCACGGTCAAACTGGTCGACGCAAACCATCGCCCGGTGGCGAATGTGCGGGTGGATTTCACTGTGCTTTCCGGCGACGGTCAGTTGATCGAGCCGGCCGCGCCATCCGGCGCCCTCTGGTTAGAGCCGGAGCTGGGAGGCTTGTCCGGCGCAATGCGCTGGTGTTACGATGATCAATGCAGCGGCGGCGGACTGATCATGCGTTCTCCGCTTGGCGGCAGCGCCGGTTTCGATACGCTGCGCTTTCAGGTCACTCAGGCCGCGGATTATTATCTCTGGCTGCGGCTGAAGAATCCGGAGTTGTCGCCGATCGCCCTGTCCGTGAAAATGGATGGCAACGGCGCAGAAACGATGGCCGTACCTCATACGGCAGGCTGGCGGTGGCAGCGGTTCGCTCTCGCGAACACCGATCGCCTTTATGCGCTCAGCAGCGGCGTCCATGTCCTGCTGGTGCGCTGGGACGCCGGAGCGCTGCAGATCGATCGGGCGCTGTTCACCATGGATGCCTACTATACGCCTGTGGCGCTGGGTGAGCAGAACAACGATGATCTTTCAGCCACGGATAAAAACGGTCTGGCCTGGCGTCAGTTGCAGTTGGGAAAAAGCGCCGGCTCCCTGGTCATTCAGGCCAAAGCGCCGCACTATCCTGCAGTGTCGGCAGCGCTGTTCACAGTCACTGCGTTGGCCGATAAACCCTTCAGCCTGGTCAAGATTTCCGGCGACAATCAGGTCGCGAGTAAAAAAGGAGAAAGGCTGGCTGAACCGCTGACCGTCGCAGTGCATGACGCTTTCGGCAATGGCGTGAGCGCACGCCCGGTTCGTTTCAGCGTGCTCTCCGGCGGCGGTACCCTGACTCCTGCGGACGGACAGATCCTGACCGACGCCTATGGTCAGGCTTCTGTTTTTCTCACCGTAGGCGGCTCCTCCAGCCTGCAGCAGGTCATCGTTGCAACCGACAGCGTGACCAACTCGCCGGTCTCGTTTCAGGCCACGGTCACCGGCATGGCAACCGAGCTGCGCCTGTACAATTGGACCATGCAAACCGACACGGTGAACCGCGTGCTGAGCAAGCCCCTGCAGCTTTTTGTGCTTAACGACAGCAGTAAGCCAGTCGTCGCTTTCCCGGTCCGTTTCCACGCCTGGGGCGGTGGACATGTTTCCGCCAGCCAGAGCGCAAGCAGCGATACAACCATCACGCTCTACACCAATGCAGAGGGCATGGTGCAGGCCTGGTGGCAATTGTCCACACGGGCCGGCGAACAAAAAATCACTGCGGAAGCACCGGGACTGATCAACTCTCCGGTCACGGCTACGGCTTTGGCGCTGGCCGCTCGTCCGGTTTCTCTTCTGCCGGTTTCCGGCGATCATCAGCAAGCTCAGGTGGCCACGGCTTTGAAAACGCCTTTTCAGGTGCGGGTTTTGGATGGTTATAACAATCCGGTCTCCGCACAAACCGTGTTGTTTCATGTCAAAACCGGTGACGGTCATTTCAACGGCAGCCCTCAGGTTACAGCAGTTTCGAATGCGAATGGGCTGGCGGCTGCGCAATTTACTGTGGGTACCAAGGCGGGGATCAACCTCTATACCGTGGAGGTCAGCGCTGCGTTCAGCGTCGCCCCGGCGGTTTTTTGGGCCAGCGCTACCGCCGGCCCTGCAGCTGGATTCACTGCGGTTTCCGCGACCCAACTAAGCGGCGTTCTTGGTGCGCTCTTGCAGAGCCCAATTCAAGTGGCTGTGACCGACAGCTACAAAAATCCCGTGCCAGGATTTCAGGTGCAATTTGCCGTGGTGAAAGGCGATGGCGTTTTTTCCAACGGCGCCCAGTCGCTGACCGCTGCGACAGATGAGCAGGGGATCGCCGCCGCCCACTATCGGGTCGGCACAAAGGCCGGCAGCGACAGCCAATGGATTGAGGCCATGGCCGCTGGCCTGAATCCCAGCAGTTATCTTTTCCGCATTTCAGCGGTTGCCGATCGACCGGCTTCGTTGACACCGGCATCCAGCCAGATCCAAGTCGGTTCGATTCACTCCCAGCTGGCGGAGCCGTTTACTGTCCGCGTGACTGATGGACACGACAATCCCGTTCCAGGTCATCCAGTGCAATTTACGGTTCTCAGTCCCACCGGCACTTTGCAGGGTCAGCGCAGCCAAACAGTGCTTTCTGATTCATTTGGATTGGCAAAGGTCTATCTGGTGCTGGCTGCAGAACGGGGCGACTCGGTTTATGTAGTGGAAGCAACGAGGGATTTCGATAAAGTCCCGCTGCTCAACAGTCCGGTGCGGTTCTATGCCTCTACGCCGATGACCGTCCCAGCCCGATTGTTTCCTATAACGAATCCGAACCAATGGTTGACCGGCTATGCCCATCAGGAGCTTGATGAACCGGTGACGGTTCAGGTCATCGATGAGAGCGGATTGGGTGTCGGCCGGGTTGCGGTGATTTTCACAGTGACTGCCGGGACCGGCGTTTTTCTTCCGGATAGCGTAAAGACTTTGCACGTTGTGAGTGATGCGAACGGCCTGGCGCAGGCGCGCTGGGTTTTGGGTGAAGCAGGCATGAACAACAAGGTATCCGCAGCCGCCTTTTACGGCGCCACTGAATTGGGTAATTCGCCGGTCATCTATTCGGCAGCGGCTCAGGAGGTCAGCATGCGGATGGAGCTGATTTCTGCGCCTGTTCCCACGGGAATGGTCTTTACGGCTCTCGCTGAAATGGTCCAGGTAAAGATCACGGATATGAACGGCGCAGCGGTCTCCGGTCATCCGGTTCGGTTTGCTGTGGCAAAAGGAGGGGGGCTCCTGACCGCCACGTTAGACAGCGTTCAAAATACAGTGACGAACAGCCAGGGGATCGCAGCGGCCGGATGGCGGTTGGGCACTAAAGCAGGCCAAGCCACTCAACAGCTGCTGATCACCGCGCTTAACGATGCCGGCGCACCGGTGGCCGGGTCGCCGTTGACCGTGACCGCCCTGGCCCTGCCGGATGTTCCGGATCAAGCTCAATCCGCGCTCACCGCTTCTTCTCCGGCCTACACCGGCAGCGCCACCGGCAGCGCCATCACGCTTATCGTCAAAGACCGTCATGGCAACACGGTTGCTCAATGTCCGGTCGGTTTGACTGGAAGCGGCCTCGTTGCGACGATTACACCTGCAGAAGGATTGACCGATTCGAGCGGCATTTTTCGTGCACTAGCTTTTAGCAGCGTTAGCGGCTCATGGACTGTCGTGGCCCGTGACCGGAACGACGGAAAAACCCTGGGTCAGCCGGCCAACGTGCAATTCGTCAAGCTGACGGCCAAGGAGATGGTCTCTATCGGCGCTTTGAATAAAACCGGCATTGTGGCCGACACCCTGGCTGAGCGAATCCATGTGCAGGTTTTGGACGAAATCGGTAAAGGCCTGGGTAACAGTCCGGTGGAATTTATCGTCAAAGAGGGCGATGCAGAGTTTCTCATCGACGGTGCTGAGGTGGTCAATTATCAAGTGCTGGAAAATCTGGACAAAATGCTCGAGATCTTGACCGACCAAAACGGCGAGGCCAGAATCCGGCTGCTGCTCGGAACGCACAGCGGGGTCATTCGCGTGACGGTTCGGGTGAAGAACACCGCTCTGCAATTGGCTTATCAGGTGAAGCTCTTGGCCGGCGCGCCCGCCCGTCTGGACAAAATCAGCGGCGACCAGCAAACCGGAGTGGCCGGCCATCGCCTGAATCAGCCGTTGCAGGTGCGGTTGTTTGATCAATACGGCAATGGAATTGCCGGCCATGCGCTGCAGTTCGCAACCTCCAGCGATGGAACTTTTACACCCAACGGCCTCATGATCACCGATTCACTGGGTAACGCCCAGGTGTTGTGGCAACTCGGCCGCGAGAGCGGCCTACAGCAGACCACGGTCAGTGCGCAGGATTTGAAACAGACCGTTCTGTTCGTCGCCCAGGCCACAGCCAATTCCAGCCCCACCCTGCAGCTGCAAGATCGATACGTGATTACTGAGGGGCGCCCCTTTACGCTGGCGATACCGGTTCAGGACGCCGAGATGGATTCCATTATTGTGACAATGGTGAATCCCCCAGCGGGCAGCACGCTGCAGGGCGCCACTTTCAGTTGGACCCCGGATTTTTCCCAGGCCGGGCTCCACCCGGTCCAATTCATCGCCACAGATCATCTGGGCGCAGGGCAGATGAAAGAGGTTATTCTTGAGGTGCTGTCCTCTAATCGTCCGCCTGTCGTACTTTTGGAACAAACGATGCCGCGGGAGCGCGATCTCGGCGCCATCAGGACCGGCGGAGCGGTGATCGATTTTATCGTTCAGGCTACGGACCCGGATGCTGATCAGCTGTTCTACAGCTGGCTGGTCAACGGCGTGATCAGAGCTACTGGCAACAAATACCGATTCCAGGCCGACGGCTTTGGCAACGGTGATTATTCGATTCGGGCTGTTATCTCTGACGGCGTGGACACCACCAGCGTCCTCTGGCGGGTGCGCCTCATTACGGCCGTTCAGGTGAGCGCTTTCACCGGCGGTTTTCAGCCCTATACGGGCGTACGCCTGCAGTGGAAGACGCGAGCGGAGAGAGACAATCTTGGCTTTTATGTGCTCCGATCCACAAGTGCGGAGGGCCCCTTTGCAACCGTGAGCCCCTTGATCCAGAGCAATGCGGATGGCCGCTATGAATGGACCGACACTTCTGATCTGGAGGCGATGCGCTATTTCTACCGCCTGCAAGATCAAACCGTGGACGGCCGCTGCAGTGAACATGAGGTCGTTCAGGTGGCCATTCCCCGGCCAACCCATTTTGAAATAGCGCAAAACTATCCCAACCCCTTTAACAGTTCGACCGTCATCGCCTTTCAGCTGCCCATCGCCGAACCGGTGACGCTGCAAATATACGACGTCAGCGGACGACTGGTGGTCACTCTGCTCGACGGGCGGATGGCCCCAGGCTATCACAAGGCCGCCTGGAACGCGCGCAATCGTCTGGATCAGGAGGTGGCCGGAGGCGTTTACCACTGCGTTTTGTCCACACCCACCCTGCGAACAGCGAAAAAAATGATCCTGCTGCGCTGACGGACTGTTCAGGACCGGCCTTGACGAGCAAGGCCGGTTTCACTCCGCTCTTTCCCCTTGTTAATCAAGATGAATATTGCTAATTTTCTCCAGGAAAAGTTGCAGCGGTTCCCAGCAAAAGCCGGTCTGACGCTGCACAGGTTTCCGAGCGAATGAATTTCACCGGGCGGTTTCATGAATGAGGTCTTACTAAATCCCGGCAACCATGCCTATGCCGTACGCCGGTTTACGGAGTACTTTGGCATCCAACCCGCGGCTGCCGACGGCGAACGGCTGGTTAAAATTCTGCGGGCGTTTGCCGAGATCCCCTATGAGAACATCAGCAAGATCATCAAACTGAACAGATATTTCCTGACTTTTGATCGCCTGCGCCTGCCGGAAGAGGTGATCGAGGATTTCCTGCGCCATCATCTCGGCGGAACCTGTTTTTCTCTCAGCTTTTTTCTTTATTGCATTCTCCAGCATTCGGGATTTCAAGCCCACATCGTAATGGCGGACATGCACCGCCGTCCGAATGTGCATTGTGCACTGATCGTGTTGCTGCGGGAGGCGCTCTATCTGATTGACCCCGGCTATCTGCTCACCCAGCCGATGCGTGTTCATCCGGACAAAACACGGATGTACCGGGCGCCGCACAGCGGTGTGGAATTGAAATTCGACGGCGCAAGCGGCCGCTATCAGCTTTACACGTTTGACCGGCAGACGATCAAATTCCGCTATACATTTTTTACCGATCCCACCCCTTTGCCGGAATTCGCTCATCACTGGCTGGCTTCGTTCTATCAACCCGGTATGCACGGACTCTGCCTTACGCGCAGAGTGCAGGATCAATTAGTCTATCTACATAATGATTATCTACAAGTCGCCGGACTGGACGGCAAGAACACCCGCCACGTCAAAATCAACTACGAGCAGGTAGTGGGACAGCTGTTCGAGATCGATCCTACATGGGTGGAGCGCGCACAGGAAGCGCTGGCGGTTAACAAGACGCTGGAGCGTGTGCACGGATTCTATCAACCGAAAGGGCGAACGGACTATGAAGCCCGATGAACCGCTGCCGGTCAAGCTGATCTGCGGAATTTTGTTCAGCGACGCGGAACGGGCTGAACAGGCGCGTCAGCGCACCGCTCAGTTATACGGCC is from bacterium and encodes:
- the folB gene encoding dihydroneopterin aldolase, translated to MTRDHIRIRGMIFHAYHGCEQDERTNGQRFEVDLDLVFDAAPAAASDRLKDTIDVRQVYREVQNIVTNDRFYLIETLGEHIAQRILQSFPVGSVTVAVRKPFAPLGGLTDGTEIEITRARP
- a CDS encoding arylamine N-acetyltransferase yields the protein MNEVLLNPGNHAYAVRRFTEYFGIQPAAADGERLVKILRAFAEIPYENISKIIKLNRYFLTFDRLRLPEEVIEDFLRHHLGGTCFSLSFFLYCILQHSGFQAHIVMADMHRRPNVHCALIVLLREALYLIDPGYLLTQPMRVHPDKTRMYRAPHSGVELKFDGASGRYQLYTFDRQTIKFRYTFFTDPTPLPEFAHHWLASFYQPGMHGLCLTRRVQDQLVYLHNDYLQVAGLDGKNTRHVKINYEQVVGQLFEIDPTWVERAQEALAVNKTLERVHGFYQPKGRTDYEAR
- a CDS encoding T9SS type A sorting domain-containing protein, producing MLKHRLPGGIFLLLLGFSSTVHASADHTVPVSQKMTPVLQPTADASLPSSPLLQPPPRVLGVSPRLMLIGDSITEGRGATDSIGFRKILYQLLQSAGLSPDFVGSSGEAPYEGHFKGGSKIWEFSAGGSMDVASDMDRYHPTVAAMHLGTNGFTTNIEPMITLVNYLLTWRHEKGQYLQYIVVSQIIPRKGEDSLVVVFNTRLAKMVQDFQKGHLTGRSEPVYLCDHFTRFLENPLWAATNAAVLMADDLHPNTRGHEVMAHAYMDVLAPLISGTPRWFTDATWRFGLAGLDHYYGGQGMALADLNNDGKDELYLSRIAASSKQNRHSLYASGDTLPYPESATAWQVKDAGNGRGVVFFDMDSDGDLDLFNAHSPGQNVLLENVNHQSFRDVTSSRGIESSSEETTSVLAFDVEGDGDLDLFVLNKRAPNELYLNDSKGYFTRRDRGCNDVRESSSVERQSAAACDFDLDGDVDLYVVKRFAANRLYVNDGAGAFTDRAAALGVNLNHKGNGVYWSDLDNDGDSDLLITVSDISGDADPLLRVYENTGGTFTDVSAAVAIPMNGYSILLADFDNDGRQDILTSGESQAGALYRNDGGLRFTRVDDTGAEVFAGDVRAASAWDADNDGDMDAFFHRSDAFSVLKQNTLTSANHFLKITAKGRSGLSGGFGAKLWCYRRGELGNPAALLGYREIVSASGHLTQPSPTQHFGLGSETRVDLLALFADGTLRSLCDLAADQSITIEPELAPVSSGVPAQLLVEAGGAQSAVVGHMLNDPLTVKLVDANHRPVANVRVDFTVLSGDGQLIEPAAPSGALWLEPELGGLSGAMRWCYDDQCSGGGLIMRSPLGGSAGFDTLRFQVTQAADYYLWLRLKNPELSPIALSVKMDGNGAETMAVPHTAGWRWQRFALANTDRLYALSSGVHVLLVRWDAGALQIDRALFTMDAYYTPVALGEQNNDDLSATDKNGLAWRQLQLGKSAGSLVIQAKAPHYPAVSAALFTVTALADKPFSLVKISGDNQVASKKGERLAEPLTVAVHDAFGNGVSARPVRFSVLSGGGTLTPADGQILTDAYGQASVFLTVGGSSSLQQVIVATDSVTNSPVSFQATVTGMATELRLYNWTMQTDTVNRVLSKPLQLFVLNDSSKPVVAFPVRFHAWGGGHVSASQSASSDTTITLYTNAEGMVQAWWQLSTRAGEQKITAEAPGLINSPVTATALALAARPVSLLPVSGDHQQAQVATALKTPFQVRVLDGYNNPVSAQTVLFHVKTGDGHFNGSPQVTAVSNANGLAAAQFTVGTKAGINLYTVEVSAAFSVAPAVFWASATAGPAAGFTAVSATQLSGVLGALLQSPIQVAVTDSYKNPVPGFQVQFAVVKGDGVFSNGAQSLTAATDEQGIAAAHYRVGTKAGSDSQWIEAMAAGLNPSSYLFRISAVADRPASLTPASSQIQVGSIHSQLAEPFTVRVTDGHDNPVPGHPVQFTVLSPTGTLQGQRSQTVLSDSFGLAKVYLVLAAERGDSVYVVEATRDFDKVPLLNSPVRFYASTPMTVPARLFPITNPNQWLTGYAHQELDEPVTVQVIDESGLGVGRVAVIFTVTAGTGVFLPDSVKTLHVVSDANGLAQARWVLGEAGMNNKVSAAAFYGATELGNSPVIYSAAAQEVSMRMELISAPVPTGMVFTALAEMVQVKITDMNGAAVSGHPVRFAVAKGGGLLTATLDSVQNTVTNSQGIAAAGWRLGTKAGQATQQLLITALNDAGAPVAGSPLTVTALALPDVPDQAQSALTASSPAYTGSATGSAITLIVKDRHGNTVAQCPVGLTGSGLVATITPAEGLTDSSGIFRALAFSSVSGSWTVVARDRNDGKTLGQPANVQFVKLTAKEMVSIGALNKTGIVADTLAERIHVQVLDEIGKGLGNSPVEFIVKEGDAEFLIDGAEVVNYQVLENLDKMLEILTDQNGEARIRLLLGTHSGVIRVTVRVKNTALQLAYQVKLLAGAPARLDKISGDQQTGVAGHRLNQPLQVRLFDQYGNGIAGHALQFATSSDGTFTPNGLMITDSLGNAQVLWQLGRESGLQQTTVSAQDLKQTVLFVAQATANSSPTLQLQDRYVITEGRPFTLAIPVQDAEMDSIIVTMVNPPAGSTLQGATFSWTPDFSQAGLHPVQFIATDHLGAGQMKEVILEVLSSNRPPVVLLEQTMPRERDLGAIRTGGAVIDFIVQATDPDADQLFYSWLVNGVIRATGNKYRFQADGFGNGDYSIRAVISDGVDTTSVLWRVRLITAVQVSAFTGGFQPYTGVRLQWKTRAERDNLGFYVLRSTSAEGPFATVSPLIQSNADGRYEWTDTSDLEAMRYFYRLQDQTVDGRCSEHEVVQVAIPRPTHFEIAQNYPNPFNSSTVIAFQLPIAEPVTLQIYDVSGRLVVTLLDGRMAPGYHKAAWNARNRLDQEVAGGVYHCVLSTPTLRTAKKMILLR
- a CDS encoding deoxynucleoside kinase is translated as MMPKYICIEGVIGAGKTSMARLLGERMNARVIYEKPEENPFLADFYKDPARYAFQVQLFFLLSRYRQQQESLQPDLFQPATVSDYLFAKDRISAHLNLEDRELFLYDRVAGLLERDILKPDLVVYLQSSVERLMANIQKRGRSYEKEISEEYIRSLNEAYNRFFFHYTDTPLLVVNSALIDFVNNREHLDELVNQILRPHSGIEYYSPAR
- the folK gene encoding 2-amino-4-hydroxy-6-hydroxymethyldihydropteridine diphosphokinase, whose amino-acid sequence is MGRKLKSRALARNASGEGIAHISMGSNLGDRLYYLCAAVRRLTAAADIQLQALSSVYETEPVGKGDQADFLNAVVQILTSLPPRRLLDHLLQVEGQLGRRRGERWGPRTIDLDLLNMTNEVSNDPDLVLPHPRLTGRRFVLLPFAEIAPEWLLPGFGKTIAQLLSACADPHRVKLYLTSTEFRRRIQTI